A window from Sinanaerobacter sp. ZZT-01 encodes these proteins:
- a CDS encoding MBL fold metallo-hydrolase gives MSKLNKPVITKETIKAMEDMSFFTHALIFDDLLIIAQRETSCYVLKTDEGLIVIDAIWPARNVFNAIVTAIDDVGWNPATIKKLLLTHGHVDHTGCGKYFVETYHAETYLSEVDDMFWETHPTKPERPETWKDYQIDVYIQDGDTITLGDKTIYVYGTPGHTPGCLSYLFPVKEDGVIHMAALWGGTTPPRDKNGVKQYLNSLAYFVREANSKKVDVALSNHTAFDNGLERILYSQKRMAYMPNVYIIGQEGFQKYCTVFQTLSFDMLDKL, from the coding sequence TCTTTGATGACCTGTTAATCATTGCACAAAGAGAAACAAGTTGTTATGTCTTAAAGACCGATGAAGGATTAATCGTAATCGATGCGATCTGGCCAGCAAGAAATGTTTTTAATGCGATCGTAACTGCAATTGATGATGTAGGCTGGAATCCCGCTACAATAAAGAAGTTACTCTTGACACATGGTCATGTCGACCATACTGGCTGCGGAAAGTATTTTGTAGAGACCTATCACGCAGAAACATATCTCTCAGAAGTGGACGATATGTTTTGGGAAACGCATCCAACAAAACCTGAACGCCCAGAAACATGGAAAGATTACCAGATTGATGTTTATATACAAGACGGGGATACGATAACGCTAGGAGATAAGACAATCTATGTTTACGGTACGCCCGGCCATACTCCCGGATGTTTAAGCTATCTATTCCCAGTAAAAGAAGATGGTGTCATTCATATGGCGGCGCTATGGGGGGGTACGACTCCACCACGGGATAAAAATGGCGTAAAACAATATCTAAACTCATTAGCGTATTTTGTAAGAGAAGCAAATAGCAAGAAAGTAGATGTGGCGTTAAGCAATCATACCGCCTTTGATAATGGTTTAGAACGGATTTTGTATTCACAAAAAAGAATGGCCTATATGCCTAATGTTTATATTATAGGGCAAGAAGGCTTTCAAAAATATTGTACGGTATTTCAAACCTTGAGTTTTGACATGCTGGATAAATTATGA